Proteins from a genomic interval of Sphingobacterium lactis:
- a CDS encoding efflux RND transporter permease subunit: MKITEISIKRPSLIIVLFIILTLGGIFSYTQLGYELVPKFEVNVITVQTVYPGASPTEVENTVTKKIEDAVSSLENIKKLESTSMENVSVVMITLNDGADVNFLLTDAQRKINAILNDLPEDVDAPSLNKFSLDDVAIMSLAVTSNLSEKQLYDLLDNKIQPIFARINGVAKVDLIGGEEREIQVSVDAQKLEGYGLSIGQIQQVIGQSNLDFPTGNVSTRENRTTIRLAGKVSDVEELRNLPITTPAGVTIFLRDVADVQDGIKEIEKIARLDQKNTIMLQVFKQSDANAVEVSSLVKETIATVEKDYANNNIKVLVANDSTDYTLNAANNVIHDLMIAIALVGFIMLFFLHSLRNAAITMVAIPLSLIATFIGLLLMGYTLNLMSLLGLSLVVGILVDDAIVVIENIHRHMEMGKNKVRAAYDGAKEIGFTVAAITLVIVVVFLPIAMSTGLVANILAQFCVTVIISTLLSLLVSFTVVPWLYSRFGRLEHINPKSFFGKLIHGFEAGLTKFTHWVTGILEWALKSRWTKFGTLMIAVFLFFGSCSLIGMGYIGSDFFPSSDKGEYLMQFELEKDASLEKTNFLTQKAEAIISGKPEVERIITTVGQSSDGMNSTSGTRYKSEIHVIMKDTYTGNSKVYAAILQRELEQALIGAKVKSVPMGLMGAEQAPLKLTIIGSDLQDAAEFAEKSAELLRKIPGATNVKLSSEGGNPEINVKVDREKMTSLGLNVATVGMTMQTAFSGNTDNKFRAGDNEYDINIRFDEQSRSNIADVRNLKFINSQGTPISLEQFAEVSYGSGPSLLERRDKSPAVSVQASLVGRTLGDVANEWQEQFDKLERKPGVVYIWGGNMENQQEGFGTLLIALLASIILVYLVMVALYDSFTTPFVVMFSIPLSFIGALLLLALTGQSLNIFTILGIIMLIGLVAKNAILLVDFANHRKEHGDNTHDALVAANHARLRPILMTTIAMVFGMIPIAIATGDGADMNRGLAIVIIGGLLSSLLLTLVVVPVVYSLFDSIGRRWGKKEKTDYATLIDADYVPNEHYVDEMDVKHS, from the coding sequence ATGAAGATTACTGAAATATCGATAAAACGTCCCAGTCTGATCATTGTATTATTTATAATACTGACATTGGGTGGGATATTCTCCTATACCCAACTGGGATATGAGTTGGTACCTAAGTTTGAGGTAAACGTAATTACCGTTCAAACGGTTTATCCAGGGGCTTCACCAACAGAGGTTGAAAATACCGTAACCAAGAAGATTGAAGATGCGGTATCTTCCTTGGAGAATATCAAGAAATTGGAGTCTACCTCCATGGAGAACGTCTCGGTCGTGATGATCACCCTGAATGATGGGGCCGATGTCAACTTCCTATTGACGGATGCACAACGGAAGATCAATGCCATCCTGAATGACCTCCCAGAGGATGTGGATGCACCATCCCTGAATAAATTCTCCCTAGATGATGTTGCCATCATGAGCTTGGCAGTAACATCCAACCTTTCCGAGAAACAATTGTATGACCTCTTGGACAACAAGATCCAACCGATCTTTGCCCGTATCAACGGGGTTGCGAAGGTTGACCTGATCGGTGGTGAGGAAAGAGAGATCCAAGTGAGTGTGGATGCGCAGAAATTGGAAGGTTACGGCCTTTCCATCGGACAGATCCAACAGGTGATCGGTCAATCCAACTTGGACTTCCCTACGGGTAACGTCAGTACCCGTGAAAACCGGACGACCATCCGTTTGGCGGGTAAAGTGTCGGACGTGGAAGAACTGCGTAACTTACCGATCACGACGCCTGCCGGCGTGACCATTTTCCTTCGTGATGTGGCTGATGTGCAGGATGGTATCAAGGAGATCGAGAAGATCGCCCGTTTGGACCAGAAGAACACCATCATGTTGCAGGTGTTCAAACAGTCGGATGCGAATGCGGTTGAGGTTTCCAGTTTGGTAAAAGAAACTATTGCAACCGTAGAGAAGGATTATGCTAACAACAACATCAAGGTGTTGGTAGCGAATGACTCTACGGACTATACATTGAATGCAGCCAACAACGTAATTCATGACTTGATGATTGCGATTGCCTTGGTGGGTTTCATCATGTTGTTCTTCTTGCACTCCCTACGAAATGCTGCAATCACGATGGTGGCTATTCCATTATCCTTGATCGCTACATTTATCGGACTTCTATTAATGGGCTATACCCTGAACCTGATGTCCCTATTGGGTCTATCCCTTGTGGTAGGTATCCTTGTCGATGATGCGATCGTAGTAATCGAGAACATCCACCGCCACATGGAGATGGGTAAGAACAAGGTGCGTGCGGCATATGACGGAGCAAAAGAAATCGGATTTACAGTTGCGGCGATTACGTTGGTAATCGTGGTGGTGTTCTTGCCGATTGCGATGTCAACCGGACTTGTGGCCAATATCTTGGCGCAGTTCTGTGTGACCGTAATTATCTCCACCTTATTGTCCCTATTGGTATCCTTTACCGTAGTACCTTGGTTATACTCACGTTTCGGCCGTTTGGAGCATATCAATCCAAAGTCTTTCTTCGGAAAATTGATCCACGGTTTCGAGGCAGGTTTGACCAAATTTACACACTGGGTAACCGGTATCTTGGAATGGGCCTTGAAAAGCAGATGGACTAAGTTTGGTACCTTAATGATTGCGGTATTCCTTTTCTTCGGATCTTGTAGTTTGATCGGTATGGGTTATATCGGTTCCGACTTCTTCCCATCTTCGGATAAAGGAGAGTACCTGATGCAGTTTGAATTGGAGAAAGATGCTTCATTGGAGAAAACAAACTTCCTGACGCAGAAAGCGGAAGCTATTATTTCTGGAAAACCCGAAGTAGAACGTATCATCACTACGGTAGGTCAATCCTCCGACGGGATGAACTCCACATCGGGAACCCGTTATAAATCGGAGATCCACGTGATCATGAAGGATACCTATACAGGTAACTCGAAGGTATATGCTGCGATTTTGCAGCGTGAATTGGAACAAGCCTTGATTGGTGCGAAAGTTAAATCCGTGCCAATGGGATTGATGGGTGCAGAACAGGCGCCATTGAAATTGACGATTATCGGTTCCGATCTACAGGATGCGGCGGAATTCGCAGAGAAATCAGCTGAATTGTTACGTAAGATTCCTGGAGCAACCAACGTAAAATTATCCTCTGAAGGTGGTAACCCGGAAATTAATGTCAAGGTGGACCGCGAGAAAATGACATCCCTAGGCCTGAATGTGGCAACCGTAGGTATGACCATGCAGACCGCGTTCTCCGGAAATACAGACAATAAATTCCGTGCAGGAGATAACGAATATGATATCAACATCCGCTTCGATGAGCAGAGCCGCTCCAACATCGCCGATGTGCGGAACTTGAAGTTCATCAATAGCCAAGGTACACCAATCTCCTTGGAGCAATTTGCTGAGGTATCTTACGGTTCAGGTCCTTCCTTATTGGAGCGTCGTGATAAATCACCGGCCGTTTCTGTACAGGCTTCCCTAGTGGGCCGTACCTTAGGTGATGTCGCGAACGAATGGCAAGAGCAATTCGACAAGTTGGAACGCAAGCCTGGTGTTGTTTATATCTGGGGTGGTAACATGGAAAACCAACAAGAAGGTTTCGGTACCTTATTGATTGCTTTATTAGCGTCCATCATCTTGGTTTACTTGGTTATGGTGGCCCTATACGATAGTTTCACTACACCATTTGTCGTGATGTTCTCGATTCCACTGTCCTTCATCGGTGCGTTGTTACTCTTGGCATTGACCGGACAGTCCCTGAATATCTTCACGATCTTGGGTATCATCATGTTGATCGGTTTGGTGGCGAAGAATGCGATCCTTTTGGTCGACTTTGCGAATCACCGTAAAGAGCATGGTGACAATACGCACGATGCCTTGGTTGCTGCCAACCATGCCCGTTTGCGTCCGATCCTGATGACGACGATCGCCATGGTGTTCGGTATGATCCCGATCGCTATCGCAACTGGTGATGGTGCGGATATGAACCGTGGTCTTGCCATCGTAATTATCGGTGGACTATTGTCTTCGTTATTATTGACCTTGGTAGTCGTACCTGTCGTTTACTCGTTATTCGATAGTATTGGCCGCCGTTGGGGCAAGAAAGAGAAAACAGACTATGCAACATTGATCGATGCCGATTATGTTCCTAACGAACATTATGTGGATGAAATGGATGTGAAGCACAGCTAA
- a CDS encoding YihY/virulence factor BrkB family protein, whose protein sequence is MRQVEKQESKGFIKDTFTILKNSVMGFMNEDSMKYSASLAYYTIFSLGPILVLMISLAGIFYGEDAVRGKLFSELNDLIGNAAARQIQDVIKNLELSGKSNLALIVSIVTLIIGATTVFGDMQNSINKIWHVRPKPKKGWVKMIFDRLLSSSLIIGLGFLLVVTLVVNGIIIALTSRLTRFFPDITVYLMDVINFALTFGITYLLFAVIFKVLPDVDIKWKPVKAGALFTAILFAIGRFGIGFYLQSSDTETTYGAAASIVLILLWVYYTAAILYFGAIFTREYATFHGISIEPSEFAVHVEMQEIERNGGEIPPAPLTEEEKVIEKK, encoded by the coding sequence ATGAGACAGGTAGAAAAACAAGAAAGCAAGGGATTTATTAAGGATACATTTACCATTCTGAAGAATAGTGTAATGGGCTTCATGAATGAGGACAGTATGAAATATTCGGCTTCACTAGCCTATTATACGATATTTTCACTTGGTCCCATTCTCGTGTTGATGATTTCCCTAGCGGGAATCTTTTACGGTGAAGATGCGGTTCGGGGAAAGTTGTTTTCGGAATTGAACGATCTGATTGGAAATGCTGCAGCGCGACAGATTCAGGATGTGATCAAGAACCTTGAATTGTCAGGCAAGTCCAATCTCGCGTTGATCGTCAGTATCGTGACTTTGATCATCGGTGCGACAACTGTCTTCGGGGATATGCAGAATTCCATCAATAAGATCTGGCATGTGCGTCCGAAACCTAAAAAAGGCTGGGTGAAAATGATTTTCGACAGGTTACTTTCTTCGTCCCTGATCATTGGATTGGGCTTCTTATTGGTCGTGACATTGGTAGTCAATGGTATCATCATAGCGTTGACAAGCCGTTTGACGCGTTTCTTTCCCGATATTACCGTCTATCTGATGGATGTCATCAACTTCGCCCTGACCTTCGGTATTACCTACTTGTTGTTTGCAGTAATCTTCAAGGTCCTGCCCGATGTAGACATCAAATGGAAGCCTGTAAAGGCCGGAGCGCTTTTTACAGCAATTCTTTTTGCCATCGGTAGGTTTGGGATTGGCTTTTACCTGCAATCATCCGACACGGAAACCACCTACGGTGCTGCGGCATCCATTGTCCTGATTCTACTGTGGGTATATTATACAGCCGCGATCCTTTATTTTGGGGCGATCTTCACTCGTGAATATGCGACATTCCATGGCATCAGTATCGAGCCATCTGAATTTGCCGTGCATGTGGAAATGCAAGAGATTGAACGAAATGGAGGGGAAATTCCGCCAGCACCGCTGACGGAAGAGGAAAAGGTTATTGAGAAAAAGTAG
- a CDS encoding glutathione synthetase: MKIAILINQSHKEHERFTTTLLALKALERGHTVIYIGLADFIYEGEKNISAHCRILTPAHELRNDREFIKFLKAAKKEKVNMKDIDVLWLRFDPTLDMINRPWAAASGVQFAQLIKKMGKLVINDPDNLVEANNKLYLENFPKAVRPKTLVTRNHEDVERFLDAQKDKIILKPLKGSGGKNVFMIDFKERQNLKQTVEAIARDGYIIAQEYLHEATKGDIRFFLLDGKPLMVDGEYAAVRRVQQENEIRSNIHQGATAEKAEITEDILKLVKQVSTQLKKDEMYLVGLDIVGDKIMEVNVFSPGALNHATELFDRDFAGAVIENLEKKVKKYYK; this comes from the coding sequence ATGAAAATTGCAATTCTTATAAATCAATCTCATAAGGAGCATGAGAGATTTACGACCACGCTGCTGGCGTTAAAGGCCCTGGAACGTGGTCACACCGTTATTTATATCGGTTTGGCAGACTTTATCTACGAAGGAGAAAAGAACATTTCTGCTCACTGCCGTATATTAACCCCTGCGCATGAGCTCCGCAATGATCGGGAGTTCATAAAATTCCTGAAGGCTGCGAAAAAGGAAAAAGTGAACATGAAGGATATTGATGTCCTTTGGTTGCGATTTGATCCCACCTTGGATATGATCAATCGCCCATGGGCCGCTGCTTCTGGTGTCCAGTTCGCACAGCTCATCAAGAAAATGGGAAAACTGGTTATCAATGACCCTGACAACTTGGTGGAGGCAAACAACAAACTCTACTTAGAGAATTTCCCGAAAGCGGTCCGTCCAAAAACCTTGGTCACCCGAAACCATGAAGACGTCGAGCGCTTCTTGGATGCCCAGAAAGATAAAATCATCCTTAAACCGCTAAAGGGTTCTGGTGGTAAAAATGTATTCATGATTGACTTTAAAGAACGGCAGAACCTAAAGCAGACTGTTGAAGCGATTGCACGTGACGGTTATATCATTGCGCAGGAATACCTTCACGAAGCAACCAAGGGAGATATCCGTTTCTTCCTATTGGATGGAAAACCACTCATGGTTGACGGAGAATACGCTGCTGTCAGACGCGTTCAGCAGGAAAATGAAATCCGCAGCAATATTCATCAGGGTGCTACTGCTGAAAAGGCAGAGATTACCGAGGATATCCTCAAGCTGGTCAAACAGGTATCTACGCAATTGAAAAAAGACGAGATGTACCTAGTCGGCTTGGATATCGTTGGGGATAAGATCATGGAAGTCAATGTATTCAGTCCCGGGGCATTGAATCATGCCACCGAGCTGTTTGATCGAGACTTCGCAGGTGCGGTCATCGAGAATCTCGAAAAGAAAGTCAAGAAATATTATAAGTAG
- a CDS encoding flavohemoglobin expression-modulating QEGLA motif protein → MTEDKNKQLNRLLNAINKRNAVHYQIPNAGKFIFNKIVPYVFIYRVKDAEKRDKMLSDLAKTENASIVCRSDEFALEDWLKPIAQKLAEEFGACLLVEAWIADKDQTEDIQIHVGQKDILPLAEYFQKNMRKEAPEISISLAKDLHIPMPPDLPALYNQKELQNKQILLMGISIKQNYIDNNDLVLPIMMRLYRESLAKSLSRLFFEFLRVYTHLNATAQKINFHQVLTPLMSDIDGALSQESKKFDFLLMVTPLNTTDAWLQFKKDKFYKTPKFLYRPMHVDPDLVKRRLYNLRIEDIYDPTMAYIFRDKRAELDSMVTMLADRGKEDFVHGSLQVFGNVSEKLINSATAILMMTEDEDAKKRPDEIINAHDFAKLAREEVKFLQQQDPEFNCPIRVREDISGVMVNRGALNISTEYKLTKQRAKALIQHEIGTHVVTYFNGRQQPLNLFSLGVPGYEELQEGLAVLSEYIVGGLNNSRLRIIAARVLAVQHMLLGNSFSDCFFMLVDQFAFKHETAFQIVMRVYRGGGLTKDALYLKGIMELLTYLKDGNNVHLLMMGKIRKDYLSIIKDLLQKDILVPPKIIPRYLFPDYSEQWKTVKRKGNIFKLI, encoded by the coding sequence ATGACGGAAGATAAGAACAAACAGCTCAATAGGCTACTAAATGCCATCAACAAGAGAAATGCAGTGCATTATCAGATTCCGAATGCGGGGAAATTCATCTTCAATAAGATTGTTCCCTACGTCTTTATCTATCGGGTAAAGGATGCCGAGAAGAGGGACAAGATGCTGTCGGACCTCGCCAAGACCGAGAATGCCAGCATTGTCTGTCGGTCGGACGAATTTGCACTGGAGGATTGGCTGAAGCCCATTGCCCAGAAATTGGCAGAAGAGTTCGGTGCCTGTCTATTGGTGGAAGCTTGGATTGCGGACAAAGATCAGACTGAGGATATCCAGATCCATGTCGGCCAAAAGGACATTCTCCCTCTGGCAGAATATTTCCAGAAGAACATGCGCAAGGAAGCGCCGGAAATCAGTATCTCCCTAGCAAAGGACCTCCACATCCCCATGCCACCGGATCTTCCAGCCCTATATAATCAGAAAGAACTACAGAACAAACAGATCCTGTTGATGGGCATCTCCATCAAACAGAATTACATCGATAATAATGATCTGGTCCTGCCGATCATGATGCGTCTGTACCGGGAATCATTGGCCAAATCACTGTCCCGCTTATTTTTTGAGTTCCTACGGGTTTACACCCATTTGAATGCAACGGCACAAAAAATCAATTTCCACCAGGTCTTGACGCCTTTGATGTCAGATATTGACGGCGCCCTTTCTCAGGAAAGCAAGAAGTTTGATTTCTTGCTCATGGTTACCCCGTTGAACACGACAGATGCCTGGTTACAATTCAAGAAAGATAAATTCTATAAGACCCCAAAATTCCTGTACCGCCCGATGCACGTGGATCCCGATCTGGTGAAACGACGGCTGTACAATCTACGAATTGAGGATATTTACGATCCCACGATGGCCTACATCTTCCGGGATAAACGTGCCGAGTTGGACTCCATGGTCACCATGTTGGCGGACCGTGGTAAGGAGGATTTTGTCCACGGCAGTTTGCAGGTCTTCGGAAATGTTTCCGAGAAATTGATCAACTCCGCTACCGCTATCCTAATGATGACGGAAGATGAAGATGCAAAGAAGCGACCGGACGAAATCATCAATGCGCATGATTTCGCAAAATTGGCGCGTGAAGAGGTCAAATTCCTACAGCAACAGGATCCGGAGTTCAACTGTCCGATCCGGGTTCGAGAAGACATCTCCGGGGTGATGGTAAACCGCGGAGCGCTGAATATCAGTACAGAATATAAATTGACAAAACAACGCGCAAAAGCGTTGATACAGCATGAGATCGGCACACATGTGGTCACCTACTTCAATGGCCGTCAGCAACCGCTGAACCTGTTCAGCCTGGGTGTTCCTGGTTATGAGGAACTGCAGGAAGGCCTGGCCGTGCTGTCCGAATATATCGTTGGCGGTTTGAACAACAGCCGGCTACGCATCATTGCCGCACGCGTACTCGCCGTACAGCACATGTTGCTGGGCAATAGTTTCAGCGATTGTTTCTTTATGCTCGTCGATCAATTCGCTTTCAAGCATGAAACAGCCTTTCAGATCGTCATGCGCGTTTACCGCGGGGGCGGCCTGACCAAGGACGCACTCTACCTCAAGGGCATCATGGAGTTATTGACCTACCTCAAGGACGGCAATAATGTCCACCTCCTGATGATGGGAAAAATCCGTAAGGATTACCTCTCCATTATCAAGGATCTCCTTCAAAAGGATATCCTCGTACCACCCAAAATTATTCCCCGCTACCTCTTCCCAGATTATAGCGAACAATGGAAAACCGTCAAACGGAAAGGGAACATCTTCAAATTAATATAA
- a CDS encoding N-formylglutamate amidohydrolase produces the protein MSKLTRYFIKDLHVPFWAFAIHDGHQVDPITEPYLEVSEENRLREEDPFTAVFAELPISQFVVGTSRFQLDINRKIEDAVYLRKDQAWGIHVWKDSLPENILAELYQDHKNIYNEIDELIQKSIADFGYFVVYDIHSYNAKRNDELEQVDTEANPQINLGTAYIQEKWNPLVAELMNCISKDTLYGEPIDIRENIKFKGGYLAQYLNAKYGDKGCVISFEFRKDFMNEWTGTPNLERIVEIKQLLMNSLGTLKKHFNYDGR, from the coding sequence ATGTCTAAATTGACCCGATATTTCATTAAAGATTTACATGTTCCTTTCTGGGCGTTCGCCATTCATGATGGTCATCAAGTTGACCCCATCACCGAACCTTACCTTGAAGTTTCCGAAGAGAATCGGCTGCGGGAAGAAGACCCTTTTACAGCGGTTTTCGCCGAATTGCCCATCAGTCAATTTGTCGTGGGCACTTCACGGTTCCAATTGGATATCAATCGGAAGATCGAAGATGCCGTATACCTGCGGAAGGATCAAGCCTGGGGCATTCACGTGTGGAAGGATAGCCTTCCTGAAAATATCCTAGCCGAACTTTACCAGGACCACAAGAACATCTACAATGAGATCGATGAACTTATCCAGAAAAGCATAGCAGATTTCGGATACTTCGTGGTTTATGATATTCATAGCTACAACGCAAAGCGTAACGATGAGTTGGAACAGGTTGATACCGAAGCTAATCCGCAGATCAATCTCGGCACGGCCTACATCCAGGAGAAATGGAATCCTTTGGTTGCCGAGCTTATGAACTGCATCAGCAAGGATACGCTCTATGGAGAACCTATTGACATCCGGGAGAACATAAAATTTAAGGGAGGCTATCTGGCACAATACCTGAACGCCAAATACGGCGATAAAGGTTGCGTGATCTCCTTCGAATTCCGAAAGGATTTCATGAACGAATGGACCGGTACGCCTAATTTAGAACGTATCGTTGAGATAAAACAATTATTGATGAACTCCCTGGGAACGCTGAAGAAGCATTTCAATTATGACGGAAGATAA
- a CDS encoding alpha-L-fucosidase, with product MKRTVSYILLLLLSCSQAIAQRSDWKEESVANKEERMKWWRDGRFGMFIHWGLYALPARHEWVQSREKIDHETYRKNYFDLFNPDLYNPTEWARAAKEAGMKYVVLTAKHHEGFCLWDSKTTDFNAAKTPYGKDLIKQFVDACKAEGLKVGFYFSMIDWSNPDFTIDSNHPLRDNQEARAKNGRKDMGKFRQYLKDQVRELLTNYGTIDLLFWDFSYPGKDGKSNKDWDSEGLIKLARELQPNIIMNDRLDMYDHAWGWDYKTPEQFMPNKWPEYNGQRVPWETCQTFSGSWGYHRDENTWKSNNQLIAMLIEVVSKGGNLLLNVGPTARGNFDARATDRLAAIGDWMKFNSKAIYGCTEAPADFERPDNCLLTYNPETKRLYVHLLQYPYKTLYLPNFKGKVKYAQFLHDNSEIKYTSRSGAEPGGHMTITAGEKDLIVDLPVVRPQVEIPVIELVLN from the coding sequence ATGAAAAGAACCGTAAGTTACATTCTACTGTTATTGCTGTCCTGTTCGCAAGCTATTGCACAGCGCAGCGATTGGAAGGAAGAATCTGTTGCCAACAAGGAAGAACGCATGAAATGGTGGCGTGATGGCCGTTTTGGCATGTTTATCCATTGGGGACTATACGCTCTTCCCGCGCGACATGAATGGGTGCAGAGCCGTGAAAAGATTGACCACGAAACCTATAGGAAAAACTATTTTGACCTGTTTAACCCGGACCTGTATAACCCGACCGAATGGGCACGGGCGGCCAAGGAGGCAGGGATGAAATATGTGGTGCTGACAGCCAAGCACCATGAAGGTTTCTGCCTATGGGATTCGAAAACCACGGATTTCAATGCAGCCAAAACACCTTACGGGAAGGATTTGATCAAACAGTTTGTAGATGCTTGCAAGGCGGAAGGCCTGAAAGTGGGTTTCTATTTCTCCATGATCGATTGGTCGAATCCGGATTTTACCATCGATTCCAATCACCCGCTTCGGGATAATCAGGAAGCGAGGGCGAAGAATGGGCGCAAGGACATGGGGAAATTCAGGCAATACCTGAAAGATCAGGTGCGGGAGCTACTGACCAATTACGGTACCATAGATCTTCTTTTCTGGGATTTTTCCTACCCCGGAAAGGATGGAAAGAGCAACAAAGATTGGGATAGTGAAGGGTTGATCAAACTGGCGCGTGAGCTTCAACCGAATATCATTATGAACGACCGGCTCGACATGTACGACCATGCCTGGGGCTGGGATTATAAAACACCTGAGCAGTTTATGCCCAATAAATGGCCGGAATACAATGGACAGCGGGTGCCATGGGAAACTTGCCAGACCTTTTCGGGCTCTTGGGGGTATCACCGGGATGAAAATACCTGGAAGTCCAACAATCAATTGATTGCCATGCTGATCGAAGTGGTCAGTAAGGGTGGTAACCTGTTGCTGAATGTAGGCCCGACGGCACGTGGAAATTTCGATGCCCGTGCTACCGACCGTTTGGCGGCCATCGGTGATTGGATGAAATTCAACAGCAAGGCCATCTATGGCTGTACGGAAGCACCGGCAGATTTTGAGCGTCCGGATAATTGCCTCTTGACGTATAACCCCGAAACCAAGAGACTCTATGTCCATCTGCTGCAGTATCCATACAAAACGTTATATCTGCCGAATTTTAAGGGCAAGGTGAAGTATGCACAGTTTCTGCACGATAACTCCGAAATAAAATATACATCCCGTTCCGGTGCTGAACCGGGGGGTCACATGACCATTACCGCAGGTGAAAAAGACCTTATCGTGGATCTGCCTGTCGTACGTCCTCAGGTTGAAATTCCAGTTATCGAATTGGTTTTGAATTAA
- a CDS encoding DoxX family protein: MNLIQRIEHWGDAHHPRWVDFVRIGLGILIFAKGVSFVMDRDSVFALIERTHFQLSIWSAVHYVVFAHLVGGLFIMLGFQTRLAVALQIPILIGAVFFVNITNGFSFLNSEFWLSLVVLLLLIYFLVVGSGPYSLDKAMDKPGYKRDI; the protein is encoded by the coding sequence ATGAACCTAATACAACGTATTGAACATTGGGGCGATGCCCACCATCCGCGGTGGGTAGACTTTGTCAGGATCGGTTTGGGTATCCTGATTTTCGCCAAGGGGGTAAGTTTTGTCATGGATCGAGATTCCGTGTTTGCCCTTATCGAAAGGACGCATTTCCAGCTTTCCATTTGGTCTGCGGTACACTATGTCGTGTTTGCCCACCTCGTAGGTGGTCTATTCATCATGCTGGGTTTTCAGACCCGACTGGCAGTTGCGCTGCAGATACCGATTTTGATCGGCGCGGTATTCTTCGTGAATATTACGAATGGATTCAGTTTCTTAAATTCTGAATTCTGGCTATCATTGGTGGTGCTGCTCCTGCTCATTTATTTTCTGGTTGTGGGGTCAGGCCCTTATTCGCTGGATAAAGCAATGGATAAACCAGGCTATAAACGGGATATTTAA
- a CDS encoding SDR family NAD(P)-dependent oxidoreductase, translating to MNGKVALITGAAQGIGFASAKAFAEAEATVVLADMDREALDRAVNSLLTAGHQAMGIICDVSKDEQVREMVEETVRMYGRLDAAYNNAAVQNILADAADQDIEDFEKVININLRGVWSCMKYELQHMRKQGSGAIVNCSSIGGILGGAQRGTYHAAKHGVIGLTKSAALEYAPMGIRINSICPGIIHTPMVDKMMEGGQQDVLDAMIATVPAKRLGKPEEIAETVLWLCSDAASFVVGHTLVVDGGYSIQ from the coding sequence ATGAATGGAAAAGTAGCCCTGATCACAGGTGCAGCACAGGGAATAGGATTCGCCTCGGCCAAAGCATTTGCGGAAGCCGAAGCGACCGTTGTATTGGCAGATATGGACAGGGAGGCCTTGGATCGGGCGGTAAATAGCCTCTTGACAGCAGGACACCAAGCAATGGGTATCATTTGCGATGTTTCTAAGGATGAGCAAGTCCGGGAAATGGTGGAAGAAACGGTAAGGATGTACGGTAGACTGGATGCTGCATACAATAACGCTGCAGTTCAAAATATCCTGGCAGATGCGGCTGATCAGGACATCGAAGATTTTGAAAAAGTAATCAACATCAACTTACGCGGCGTCTGGAGCTGTATGAAATATGAACTGCAGCACATGCGCAAGCAAGGCAGCGGCGCTATTGTCAATTGCTCATCAATTGGCGGCATCCTGGGCGGGGCCCAGCGCGGGACCTACCATGCGGCAAAACATGGCGTCATTGGACTCACCAAAAGTGCAGCGTTGGAGTATGCGCCAATGGGTATACGGATCAATTCCATATGTCCAGGCATTATCCATACGCCTATGGTCGACAAGATGATGGAGGGCGGACAGCAGGATGTGCTGGATGCCATGATCGCAACCGTTCCTGCAAAACGACTGGGGAAACCCGAGGAAATCGCTGAAACCGTACTCTGGCTCTGTAGTGACGCCGCGAGCTTTGTTGTTGGACACACCTTAGTGGTTGACGGTGGTTACAGTATCCAATAA